From a region of the Synechococcus sp. PCC 7502 genome:
- the pheA gene encoding prephenate dehydratase, translating into MTSIAYLGPTGTYAELAALSYCQLHHLPDSQLCSYPTIPQALKAVATGEIDRAIVPVENSTQGSVTMTLDSIWLWDQLQIQEALVLPVQHALITHAQSLEQIQAVHSHPQSLAQCQNWLEQFLPQAQLIPGNSNTEKMEDVSQDLHLAAIASPSAAKLYNLPILRFPTNDFSDNCTRFWVLGLVPTDQGKHTSLAFTTKSNEPGSLFNPLAVFAKRHINLTRIESRPSKRSHNPYIFFIDIEASIPEITEAIAELKEFTETLKIFGSYDIHIQPNIQPS; encoded by the coding sequence ATGACTTCTATTGCTTACCTTGGACCAACGGGAACCTATGCTGAGTTAGCCGCTCTATCTTACTGTCAACTGCATCATTTACCAGATTCCCAACTATGTTCTTATCCTACGATTCCCCAAGCACTTAAAGCCGTGGCGACAGGGGAAATTGATCGGGCGATCGTGCCAGTGGAAAATTCAACCCAAGGTAGTGTAACCATGACCTTAGATAGTATTTGGCTGTGGGATCAGTTGCAAATTCAAGAGGCTTTAGTCTTACCTGTACAACATGCCCTAATTACCCATGCCCAATCCCTTGAGCAGATTCAAGCTGTGCATTCCCATCCCCAATCTCTAGCGCAGTGCCAAAATTGGTTAGAGCAGTTTCTGCCGCAGGCACAATTAATTCCTGGTAATTCTAATACGGAAAAAATGGAAGATGTTAGCCAAGACCTCCATTTAGCGGCGATCGCTTCCCCTAGTGCTGCCAAACTCTATAATTTACCGATCCTCAGGTTCCCGACTAATGATTTTTCTGATAACTGTACAAGGTTTTGGGTTTTAGGTTTAGTTCCCACCGATCAGGGTAAACATACTTCCTTGGCATTTACTACTAAGTCTAATGAGCCGGGTTCTTTATTTAATCCCCTTGCTGTATTTGCCAAGCGTCATATTAATTTAACCAGAATTGAGTCTCGACCATCGAAGCGATCGCACAACCCTTATATTTTTTTCATAGATATTGAAGCATCTATTCCAGAAATTACCGAAGCGATCGCCGAGTTAAAGGAGTTTACCGAAACTCTAAAAATTTTTGGTAGCTACGATATTCATATCCAGCCGAATATTCAGCCAAGTTAA
- a CDS encoding nicotinate-nucleotide adenylyltransferase, with protein sequence MNIALFGTSGDPPTIGHQRILEWLSDRYDLVVVWVSNNPFKSHQTSLEDRIAMMRLLIAEIIAESDHPNLELHPEISNPYSLITVKQAQKIWQGAEFTLVIGGDLIEQIANWYQAEELLQQVKILVVDRRGYQISESHLTNLQIKGAKVAIADLVVPEISSTNYRKNGDQSGIIPSIAQYIYTNNLYQWEETNPNTP encoded by the coding sequence ATGAATATTGCCTTATTTGGTACCAGTGGTGATCCTCCTACGATTGGACATCAAAGAATACTGGAGTGGTTAAGCGATCGCTACGATCTTGTGGTTGTTTGGGTTTCTAATAATCCATTTAAATCCCATCAAACCAGTTTAGAAGATCGGATCGCCATGATGCGGCTCTTAATAGCTGAAATCATTGCCGAGAGCGATCACCCCAACCTAGAACTACACCCCGAAATTAGTAATCCCTATAGCTTGATTACGGTGAAACAGGCACAAAAAATCTGGCAAGGTGCTGAATTTACCCTTGTGATTGGTGGTGACTTGATTGAGCAAATAGCCAATTGGTATCAAGCAGAAGAACTATTACAACAGGTTAAAATTTTAGTGGTTGACCGCCGTGGTTATCAAATTTCTGAGTCACACCTAACAAATCTCCAAATTAAAGGAGCCAAAGTAGCGATCGCCGATCTTGTGGTTCCTGAAATCTCTTCAACAAACTATCGTAAAAACGGTGATCAGTCAGGCATAATACCTTCAATTGCCCAATACATTTACACCAATAATCTGTACCAATGGGAGGAAACAAACCCCAATACCCCCTAG
- a CDS encoding NUDIX domain-containing protein: MGGNKPQYPLAQFKVGVDNVIFAVDTDQNRLLVLLVMRDAEPFRDSWCLPGTLVRQGESLESAAYRILAEKIRVQNLYLEQLFTFDPTPNSDLRYLSVSYFALARQAETELIAEGVSGIAWYPVKQVPPLAFNHNQILEYGHRRLCNKLEYSPVAFDVLPEFFTLGDLYQLYTTVLGDDFSDYSNFRSRLLKLGFLQETGGKTSRGAGRPATLYRFDAEAFAPFKDKPMVFI, from the coding sequence ATGGGAGGAAACAAACCCCAATACCCCCTAGCTCAATTTAAAGTAGGAGTTGACAACGTAATTTTCGCTGTGGATACAGATCAAAATCGACTCCTAGTCCTTTTAGTCATGCGGGATGCGGAACCATTTCGAGATAGTTGGTGTCTCCCCGGCACTTTGGTGCGTCAGGGAGAATCCCTAGAATCCGCAGCCTATAGAATATTAGCTGAAAAAATTCGGGTGCAGAATCTCTATCTAGAACAGTTATTTACCTTTGATCCAACTCCTAATTCAGATTTGCGGTACCTATCCGTCAGCTATTTTGCCCTTGCCCGCCAAGCCGAAACCGAATTAATTGCCGAGGGTGTAAGTGGTATTGCTTGGTATCCAGTTAAGCAAGTTCCCCCATTAGCATTTAATCATAACCAAATCTTAGAATACGGACATCGCCGCCTTTGCAATAAATTAGAGTACAGCCCCGTAGCCTTTGATGTGCTTCCAGAATTTTTCACCCTAGGCGATCTTTACCAACTCTACACCACGGTTTTAGGCGATGATTTTTCTGATTACTCCAACTTCCGTTCCCGACTCCTAAAGCTAGGGTTTTTACAGGAAACGGGTGGTAAAACCTCACGAGGTGCAGGCAGACCAGCCACCCTATATCGGTTTGATGCCGAGGCATTTGCTCCATTCAAAGATAAGCCTATGGTTTTTATCTAA
- a CDS encoding PhoH family protein, with translation MMEDYQIINLPTPSSAIRLAGSKEENLKLIASLTDTKLVLRGQELLISGTEAAVKLCQDLVYGLKPLWSQDRAIASVDIVAAKQAIDQNLRDEWSDRPTMMRNRRGDMIQPRTFKQKQYVQFMETYDLTFGIGPAGTGKTYLAAVTAVKALQSNQFERLILTRPAVEAGEKLGFLPGDLQQKISPYLRPLYDALHELIDPDKIPAMMERGIIELAPLAYMRGRTLNNAFIIVDEAQNTTPAQMKMVLTRLGFNSRMVVTGDITQIDLPSHQHSGLINVKNILAGVEGVAFSYFNKSDVVRHPLVQRIVAAYESDET, from the coding sequence ATTATGGAGGATTACCAAATTATTAACCTTCCCACCCCCAGCAGTGCCATACGATTAGCAGGCAGCAAAGAAGAAAATCTGAAACTCATAGCTAGTTTGACTGATACAAAACTAGTCCTGAGGGGACAAGAGCTTCTGATTAGTGGTACTGAGGCAGCAGTGAAACTATGTCAAGACTTAGTCTATGGGTTAAAGCCTCTGTGGTCTCAGGATCGAGCGATCGCCTCTGTGGATATTGTGGCAGCAAAACAGGCAATCGATCAAAATCTTAGGGATGAGTGGAGCGATCGCCCTACGATGATGCGAAATCGGCGGGGAGATATGATTCAACCACGTACCTTTAAGCAAAAGCAGTATGTGCAATTTATGGAAACCTATGACCTCACCTTTGGCATTGGACCCGCAGGCACAGGAAAAACCTATCTAGCAGCAGTTACAGCCGTGAAAGCACTGCAAAGTAATCAATTTGAGCGATTAATTCTCACCCGTCCCGCCGTTGAAGCTGGAGAAAAGCTAGGATTTTTACCCGGTGATTTACAACAAAAAATTAGTCCCTATTTACGACCGCTCTATGATGCTTTGCATGAGTTAATCGATCCCGATAAAATTCCGGCGATGATGGAGCGGGGTATCATTGAACTGGCACCTCTGGCATATATGCGGGGACGTACTCTCAATAATGCTTTTATCATTGTCGATGAGGCACAGAACACTACCCCTGCCCAAATGAAGATGGTACTGACAAGATTAGGCTTTAATTCTCGTATGGTGGTAACTGGTGACATTACCCAGATTGACCTGCCTTCCCATCAACATTCAGGTTTGATTAATGTGAAAAATATTTTGGCGGGAGTCGAAGGGGTAGCGTTTTCCTACTTTAATAAAAGTGATGTAGTTAGGCATCCATTAGTGCAAAGAATTGTTGCCGCCTATGAAAGTGATGAAACTTAG
- the gshA gene encoding glutamate--cysteine ligase, which translates to MLLSKGFEVEIYTCTPTGDAVGFSDQIVADLQGFVREPDSRNVEYTTPPLTKYELLCIALLEPRRQLRQYLRSLGDYTVMPGSTLALGGSESFHRSDPQNPYHGYIENTYGTKVVTASIHINVGIPNTEDLIRACRLVRMEAALYLALSASSPFLNGEVTGSHSTRWQMFPKTPIHVPLFSSHRHFIDWTNHQIQLGVMQNVRHLWSAVRPNGDNRPYDLNRLELRICDLVIDPLALLAITTLLEMRLQMLLADQNLDPLLSKKFSPDELMAIADQNEISAARNSLDAELINWETGEKVIARDWIWNQYHQVKPRATAQGVSCFLSPLEKILNQGNEAQRWLAQVGNGLTPREVLTTAIAEVAAQEQDLANNLLS; encoded by the coding sequence GTGCTTTTATCAAAGGGATTTGAGGTTGAGATTTATACCTGTACTCCCACAGGCGATGCCGTTGGCTTTTCTGATCAGATTGTTGCCGATCTGCAGGGCTTTGTCCGAGAACCAGACAGTCGCAATGTGGAATATACAACCCCACCTTTAACAAAATATGAGCTTTTGTGTATAGCATTGTTAGAACCTCGGCGGCAATTACGGCAGTACCTGCGATCGCTTGGTGATTATACGGTTATGCCCGGCAGTACCCTTGCCCTAGGTGGGAGTGAATCATTCCATCGCTCCGATCCCCAGAATCCTTATCATGGCTATATTGAAAATACCTACGGCACTAAAGTCGTAACTGCGAGTATTCATATTAATGTGGGCATTCCCAATACTGAAGATTTGATTAGAGCCTGTCGGTTAGTGCGAATGGAAGCAGCCCTGTATCTAGCTTTAAGTGCATCATCGCCTTTCCTAAATGGTGAAGTCACTGGTTCCCACTCCACAAGGTGGCAAATGTTTCCTAAAACCCCTATCCATGTGCCTTTATTCAGCAGCCATAGGCATTTTATTGATTGGACAAATCACCAAATTCAACTGGGGGTGATGCAAAATGTGCGACATCTGTGGTCGGCTGTGCGTCCGAATGGGGATAATCGTCCCTACGATCTAAATCGGCTGGAGTTGCGGATTTGTGATTTAGTTATTGATCCATTGGCACTTTTGGCAATTACGACTTTATTGGAAATGCGGTTACAGATGCTGCTGGCTGATCAAAATCTTGATCCACTTCTATCTAAGAAATTTAGTCCCGATGAATTAATGGCGATCGCCGATCAAAATGAAATTTCTGCCGCCCGTAATAGTCTGGATGCGGAATTAATTAACTGGGAAACAGGTGAAAAAGTAATTGCTAGAGATTGGATTTGGAATCAATATCATCAAGTTAAGCCTAGGGCAACTGCTCAGGGAGTCAGCTGCTTTTTATCACCTTTAGAGAAAATCTTGAATCAAGGTAATGAAGCACAAAGATGGTTGGCACAGGTAGGTAATGGTTTAACTCCCCGTGAAGTTTTAACGACGGCGATCGCAGAGGTAGCAGCACAAGAACAAGACCTTGCTAATAACTTATTGAGTTAG
- a CDS encoding universal stress protein has protein sequence MKFLVAIDGSHAGYKALQSAISLAKSSHASILAINVIEPLRDYYPELIMPTGDWVSWQAHPNPELEKALVEKGRSLLQEAEKSCQEAEVECTTSLEFGSPRDLICKLAKTDIDVLVVGSRGLGSMERLMLGSVSDYVVHHAPCPVLVVR, from the coding sequence ATGAAGTTCTTAGTAGCGATCGATGGCTCCCATGCTGGTTATAAAGCCTTACAGTCGGCGATTAGTTTAGCCAAAAGTTCCCATGCATCAATTTTGGCAATTAATGTGATCGAACCATTGAGGGATTATTACCCTGAATTAATCATGCCCACCGGAGACTGGGTTAGTTGGCAAGCACATCCTAATCCTGAACTAGAAAAAGCTTTAGTGGAAAAAGGGCGATCGCTTCTCCAAGAAGCTGAGAAATCCTGCCAAGAAGCAGAGGTAGAATGTACTACCAGTCTAGAGTTTGGCTCACCACGGGATTTAATTTGTAAATTAGCAAAAACAGATATTGATGTTTTAGTAGTTGGCTCTAGGGGGCTAGGCTCAATGGAACGGCTCATGCTCGGTAGTGTAAGTGATTATGTTGTACACCATGCCCCTTGCCCAGTTTTAGTAGTCAGATAA